The Poriferisphaera corsica DNA segment TAATACCTTCTCCGTACGCTCGTATGCAGCTTCGCGGCTAATCCAACCACGATCCGCCGCAATACAGTACGCAGTAAGCCCAAAGCCTGTTGCCGCTGAACTACTTACGTTCGTGACTTGGCTTCCATCTGCAGCTGTCCGATCAGGTAATAAACCAGTATCGGGGTCAGCCTTATCCCAGAAAAACAGAAAGCAGCGCTTAGCAAGCTCATCCAGAAATTGATCTTTGGGAATGACACCCTCACGAAACTCGATATTCAACTCATCAGCCGCCTCAATACGGCTCCATGGTGAAACTGTTACATAAAGCACACATAAAAGCCAAGTTGTCAATAATGTGCATTTCTTCATCTTCGCATTCAGCATAAACTTAACCTGCCAATCAATTTTACATAGGTTCTGTAAGCCAAAATTCAACTATTCCCACTTGATTTTACAATGATGGCAACAAGGATAAACATTGATGTCATGAAATGTAAACGCTTACAATATAACCTTAAATACACGACAGTCAATCACAAAATCACCGAGATTATGACAAAATATATTCAATTAAATGCAGTAAAATCTAAAAAATAATGAAAAAGGGCTTGTCAGAGAGTGCCAACACACGCTAAGATGTAATCGCTTACATATCATGTCTTGTTTGTTTGTCTTTGTTAACCAGATCATATAGGTGATATGAGAAATCATCAGGAGACGTCCATGTTGGCTAGAAAACTAGGAAAAAACTTCAGTCACGCCTTTACATTAATCGAATTACTCGTTGTCATCAGTATCATCGCGTTGTTGATTGGTATTCTTCTGCCAGCTCTCGGTGCTGCGCGAGATAGCGCGAAGAATATTTTATGTTCATCCAACCTACGCCAGATTGGCATTGCGATGAATGGCTACACTGTTGAGAATGATGGGTTCTTACCTTGGTCAGGAGATCCTGTTGGTCATTTCTGGCCACCTGTTTTATTAGAGTACATGGAAGGCAGTGAAGATCGCTATTGGGATGCGGATACAAATGCAGCCCACTCAGGTACTGTTGCTGCCTACCAATGTCCGTCTATGCCCTATGAAAACACGCATTTCCGTGAAGTAAGCTATGGGGCAAATCAAGCTGTTCTACATCATGGACGTAGAAATTTCCCAATACAATTGCCCGGAACTGAATTACAGGGCAGTAGTTATCGATGGCTTTCTCCTAGAAAAATAGAATCCATTAGAAGAGCCTCAGAGAATATTGCGATGTCGGATTCTAATCAAATGCTTACCGATTCAAAAGGTGGTGGTTGCGAACCTTGGCTTTGGTGGACTGATAACCGTACACCAGTAGGGCACTATGGAGGTTATATATTCCAACCGCTAGATAAAGCAGATGTGCAGCCAGATCTCCCGCTTCCTATTACAACAGATTTGGAAAGTATCCAAGGTGAACGATGGGTTCCTGGCGCAATGAGATATCGACACAACGAGGGCGATCTTGATGTTGTAGGCGATGGGTCAACAAATGCAATGTTTGTTGATGGGCATGTTGAATCCGCACAAGCAGGCACTCTGACACAAAAGCATATTGCCGTTACATACTGATATACACGTGATTCTAATTATCACACCAGCTACAAGCTGCAGGCCTAAAACCTGCAGCTTGTTTCATTTTATCGTCATCTCAATCCATCAACAGAGTTTAAGATTGCTATAGATGTCCGCATTTGATTTCGTTTCAATAATTATGCAATTAAAACGCTAAAACCATATAAATCGGTGTGTTATGGCCAATTCTATTTGCGTTCAATACGTGGATGTATAATAATTGATGCATGAGCAATTCAAGTTTACGACAGGTTAGTGAACGCGCAGGCGTTTCGATTGCAACCGTATCTCGGGTTATCAATGACTCACCTTCAGTTTCGCCAAACACACGCGCTCGTGTTTCTAGAGCCATACGTGAGCTTGATTATCAGCCGTCTTTCGCAGCAAGAACACTTGCCAAGCAAAGCACAGATACCATCGGCGTCATTTTCCCCAATCTTGATGATGGCTTTTTCGTCGATGTTCTCAAAGGGATCAATACCGCAGCATTTGAAAGCAACTATCATCTGATGGTTGCTTTTGGCCGCGGGCCCGCAGATGAAATCAAACTCATCAGCCAATATCTACAACAACAGCGCGTTGATGCACTGATCGTGATGAATGTTGATTTGCCCAGCCGTTTTGCCAAATCACTCAATAAATACAGCACAAAGCTTGTGCTCGTAGATAGGCCTATTGAAAACGCAAACCTCACCTCGATCACAATGGATAACTACAGTGGCGCTGCTCAGATGATGGAGCATCTCATTGTTGACCATAAATACAATGAGATTGCCATCGTCACCGGCCCGGATGACACCTATGACTCTATCAAGCGTCTAGATGGTTGCATGCATGCCGCCAAAAAGAACGGAATGTCGATTAATCCCAACCGTATCTGGAAAGGCGGGTTCACCGAAGATAGTGGATACTCAATAATCTGTGATATTCTCACGCAGAAAACAGAATTGCCCGAAGCGATTTTTGCCCTCAACGATAACATGGCAATCGGCATCATTGATTGCCTCACAGAAAACAACATTTCCGTTCCCGATGATATCGCTGTTGTCGGCTACGACAACATCCCCTTAGCCGATCGTGGCAACATTACAACCGTTCGAACGCCAATGGTTGAGATGGGGCATCTAGCAGTAGATCGAGCCATAGATCTCATCAAATCGGATGATGCAAAAAAGCTAATTAATGAAACATGTTTGCCAACTGAGCTAATCGTACGTAGCTCTTGTGGATGCAATAAAAAGAGGCGATAAAAATATCGCCTCTTTTCACAATAAGATTGAGTTCTCTTACTTAATCATATATTCACCGATCGTTTTGAACATTTTTTGGTAATAAGTATTATACTGTTTCCCAGCTCCAGGTCGGGACATCGTAATCACCAACTGATTCTCTAAATCAACTCGGAATAACGAAGCTGTTGCTGAGCCATGCCCAAACATACGTTCGCTGAAAACCAGTTCGCGTTCGCCTTGCTCATTTTGTTTCCAAATATCTCGATACCAGTCACTCGCTAAGCCGTACACAACATTAGGTGTTGACGTATCGTCGTATAAATCACCGATACGCACAGGCAGCATTTCATCACGAGTTTTTGCGTCAAAGAACTTCAAATCACCATACGATCCACCATTCAGTAGCATTTGGCCAACTTTCGCCAAATCTCTTGC contains these protein-coding regions:
- a CDS encoding DUF1559 family PulG-like putative transporter, with amino-acid sequence MLARKLGKNFSHAFTLIELLVVISIIALLIGILLPALGAARDSAKNILCSSNLRQIGIAMNGYTVENDGFLPWSGDPVGHFWPPVLLEYMEGSEDRYWDADTNAAHSGTVAAYQCPSMPYENTHFREVSYGANQAVLHHGRRNFPIQLPGTELQGSSYRWLSPRKIESIRRASENIAMSDSNQMLTDSKGGGCEPWLWWTDNRTPVGHYGGYIFQPLDKADVQPDLPLPITTDLESIQGERWVPGAMRYRHNEGDLDVVGDGSTNAMFVDGHVESAQAGTLTQKHIAVTY
- a CDS encoding LacI family DNA-binding transcriptional regulator codes for the protein MSNSSLRQVSERAGVSIATVSRVINDSPSVSPNTRARVSRAIRELDYQPSFAARTLAKQSTDTIGVIFPNLDDGFFVDVLKGINTAAFESNYHLMVAFGRGPADEIKLISQYLQQQRVDALIVMNVDLPSRFAKSLNKYSTKLVLVDRPIENANLTSITMDNYSGAAQMMEHLIVDHKYNEIAIVTGPDDTYDSIKRLDGCMHAAKKNGMSINPNRIWKGGFTEDSGYSIICDILTQKTELPEAIFALNDNMAIGIIDCLTENNISVPDDIAVVGYDNIPLADRGNITTVRTPMVEMGHLAVDRAIDLIKSDDAKKLINETCLPTELIVRSSCGCNKKRR